The Mucilaginibacter terrae region CTGGGTAATACCAGTGAGGTTTTTTTATTGGAATAGTATGATCAACTTTTTGCTACCTCGATGCTTCTGTCTCGAATTTCAATCATTTCCAGGTGGGTTTGAAATAGGATGATGTTTGTGGGGGATGCGTTGTAGGGTCTTCGGAACGCGGCATGGTAAACAGCGTAAGCAAGCCAACTACGGCAACCAAAAAGAAAGTTGATCAGGGTGAACTGATAATTGTTTAACGGCGAAATTTGTGATTTTCCTGACTGCCTTATTTAATGATCTTTATAGTCTACTGCTCGTTGAGATAAGCGCTGTTGCTACAGTTGCTATATCAGCCTCCTGATGCTTTTGTTTGCATGCCGTTACCAGGGTAATGGCTGCTAAGGCGATGCTAAGTATTTGAAAATTTTGTTTGGCTTTGGGCAATTTAAGTGGTTTGTAGCAATCCCGTATCCCTTATTCTACAGAAGGTCATATAACAATGATTTAAAATAACTTATTTCAACTGTAACTGAATTGTTATAAATTAGTGAATTATTATTAGCTGATAAGGATGCGCGGTTACAAAGAGGCGACGGATGAAGATCTATTTTTGTGGTTAAAGGAGGATGATGAGCGGGCATTCAACAATTTATTTGAACGTTATTGGGATCGTTTGCTCGAAACCGCATTTTATAAATTACAATCTCAAACCGAGGCCGAAGAGGTTGTACAGCAAATATTCCTCGATATTTGGCGTAACCGTGCGGTAACCCAGCTTAAATATACTTTCCGTACTTACATATCGGCTGCATTACGCTACTCAATTTATGCGGCCATTGCCCAGCGCAAAAAAAACAACCAGGTTTCTATTGATTCGCTCGAAACAGATGATTTTATTGACGACAGTACGCGCGAATGGTTAACATTTAACGATGTGCGTGATAAATTAGAACTTTTAGTGTCGCAATTGCCCGAAAAATGCGAATTGGTTTTTAGAATGAGCCGTGAAGATGGAAAAAGTGTAAAGGATATAGCCGAAGAGTTAAATATTTCGACAAAAACGGTAGAAGCTCATATAACTAAGGCGTTAAAAGTAATAAAATCAGGTATAAACCAGCTTTGGTTGTTCTAATTCTCTACATTAGACTTTAAATTTAATATTTTCTTAAAAAAAACTTAAACTGCACTAAGGGGTGTGCCTTGCTTTTTACACTATATAGTTGAAAAGCAAAATAAATGCCCG contains the following coding sequences:
- a CDS encoding RNA polymerase sigma factor: MRGYKEATDEDLFLWLKEDDERAFNNLFERYWDRLLETAFYKLQSQTEAEEVVQQIFLDIWRNRAVTQLKYTFRTYISAALRYSIYAAIAQRKKNNQVSIDSLETDDFIDDSTREWLTFNDVRDKLELLVSQLPEKCELVFRMSREDGKSVKDIAEELNISTKTVEAHITKALKVIKSGINQLWLF